In Persicobacter psychrovividus, the genomic window ATATTTGGTAATAATTGCATTTTTTGAATCTACATCAGGAGCAATACTTCCAATAAAGCAGAGTAAACCCAAGCCAATTGCCGGCATTAGGGATTCTGTGGCCATATAATTGAGTGCTAATACTGCGCCACAGCCTGCACCTACTGTTGCATGTGTTCCAAAGTTTGCCATTGATTAGTTATTTCAAGCATGAAACTATTTTGTAATGACGCAAATCTAACCAAAAAAATGACGGTCGGAAAGGTGTTTGGCGATTTATGGAAATTAATTGTTTAAAATAACCGTATTTATTACATGGTTATGCGCCTGTCTATGTAAACATCGTGCAAAAATATAGTTGAAAGATTAAACGTGTTTCTATTTATATTGTCATGGTAAAAATTTTAGTCGTTGAAGACGAACATCACATTCGTGAAAACCTGGTCGATTTTTTGACTTTTAAAAAATACCAAGTCGCTGGTGCTGCCAATGGTATTGAGGGCTTGGAGTTGTACGATTCATTTAAGCCAGACTTGGTCATTTGTGATGTGATGATGCCTCAGATGGATGGCTATGAGTTCCTTAATGTACTTCGGAACGAGAAAAAACATCACCATATTCCTTTTCTGTTTCTTACCGCCAAAGCGAGCCGTCAGGATTTTCGAGAGGGGATGAATGCAGGAGCGGATGATTTTATTACCAAGCCTTTTACCTTTCAGGAAGTCGAAGAGGCAATTGAAAGTCGAATGAATCAAAAGATTCATCGGGTAAATTCCCTGAAAGCGCAGTTGGATGATCTGAGAATAAATCTTGAGAAAATTTCTGATCAGGGAGATGATGGTACAGGAACTGTTGGCGAGTTAAAGGGACAAATCGAAGAACTCAATAATGTGCTCGGGAAGAAGAATCAACAAATTGAGGACGTTTCTTTTATTGCGAGTCATAAGGTTCGAGCTCCTTTATGTAACATTCTTGGTTTGCTCGATCTGGCAAAAGAAGAAGAAATTATGCTTGATGATGAATTTGTAGATTTAATCAAGCATTCTGCAAGAGTATTGGATGAATCTATTCATCAGTTGAATGATCGCATTCACCATGTAGTAGAAACCATCAATGAAGGGGATCTGGAATCTATTAAGTCTATATTTTTAATTGATGACGATCCTTTTCAGCATAAAATCAATGCAAGAATTTTATCCAAAAACCTGACGGATATCGATATTAAAACTTTCCTTGATCCCATGGATGCTTTACAGGCATTTAAGGTTGAGGCGCCAGATTTAATGTTACTTGATATTAATATGCCTGAAATGAATGGTTGGCAGTTTTTGGACCACTTACTGGAATTGCCTCACCCGAAAAAAACAAGGATATTTATGCTCTCCTCATCCATTGATACCAATGATGAGAAGAAAGCTTTCCGATATGATATTGTTCAGGGTTTTATCAATAAACCTTTGTCCAAGGCACATATCGGAAAACTGTTTACCAAAGCAGATATTAAAGCATAGTTGCTTTATTTCCAGGTTAAGAAATCACCCGAAAATTAGATTACACGTTATGAGCAGCTGAAGGAATTTGGCTGCTCAATTTTTTCCAGCTGTTGGCCAGAAAAAACATGGTCAATATAAATGCTAAGAAGTCAGCGATTGGAATAGCATAGAAAACACCATCAATACCATAAAATTGTGGAAGAATGATGATCAGCGGAATGATGAAAATCACCTGACGGGAAAGGGTCAGGAACAATGCAGGTAACGCCTTGCCAATAGCCTGGTAATAACTGGCCCCGAGCATTTGAATACCAATTACAGGTAGTGAGATAGAAATAATTCTCAAGGTGTGGGCCGCGGCAGTAATTAACCGTTCTTCTTTTGAAAACAGACTCATGATAGGGTGCGCAAAAATGAAGATCAACACAAAGCACACCACC contains:
- a CDS encoding response regulator, translating into MVKILVVEDEHHIRENLVDFLTFKKYQVAGAANGIEGLELYDSFKPDLVICDVMMPQMDGYEFLNVLRNEKKHHHIPFLFLTAKASRQDFREGMNAGADDFITKPFTFQEVEEAIESRMNQKIHRVNSLKAQLDDLRINLEKISDQGDDGTGTVGELKGQIEELNNVLGKKNQQIEDVSFIASHKVRAPLCNILGLLDLAKEEEIMLDDEFVDLIKHSARVLDESIHQLNDRIHHVVETINEGDLESIKSIFLIDDDPFQHKINARILSKNLTDIDIKTFLDPMDALQAFKVEAPDLMLLDINMPEMNGWQFLDHLLELPHPKKTRIFMLSSSIDTNDEKKAFRYDIVQGFINKPLSKAHIGKLFTKADIKA